A portion of the Anthonomus grandis grandis chromosome 19, icAntGran1.3, whole genome shotgun sequence genome contains these proteins:
- the LOC126747481 gene encoding lariat debranching enzyme produces the protein MKIAVEGCAHGELENIYAAIKDIEDREKVKVDLLICCGDFQSSRNAEDLACMAVPPKYRSICSFYKYYSGEKTAPILTIFIGGNHEASNYLQELPYGGWVAKNIYYLGYAGVVNIAGVRIGGLSGIYKSHDYMKGHFERAPYDENAKRSVYHIRNLEVFRLKQLSREIDVFLSHDWPTGIYHHGNVNQLLKRKPFFKGEVDSNQLGSKPCEELLHHLQPKFWFAAHLHCKFAALVAHKDNPTPTRFLALDKCLVRRQFLQILDIPHIEGKPFDLEYDLEWLTVLFLTNHLLSVKSVSNYMPGMGSQERYNFTPTEQEKDLVLNKLQKNLKIPKNFRPTAPSYQPGDNMKHCKQPEPKLNPQTVEFCDILGIDDPICLVSESNSLNISLDASFYENSTFISSDSESEEDEDEEPKKLTPMKLPEPVNAICEEEALRVSPKRAPSEEVPEVKVQSDTPKFKRRNVGIYGVGS, from the exons ATGAAAATCGCGGTCGAGGGCTGCGCCCACGGCGAGCTAGAAAACATTTACGCCGCCATAAAAGACATCGAGGACAGGGAAAAGGTCAAAGTTGACCTGTTGATATGTTGCGGGGACTTTCAGTCCTCGCGGAACGCTGAGGACTTGGCTTGTATGGCCGTGCCCCCCAAATACAGGAGCATTTGCTCCTTTTACAA ATACTATAGTGGGGAAAAAACCGCCCCGATCCTCACGATATTCATCGGGGGCAACCACGAGGCCTCCAACTACTTGCAAGAGCTTCCTTATGGGGGCTGGGTGGCCAAAAACATTTACTATCTTGGGTACGCCGGAGTGGTTAATATAGCTG GTGTAAGAATTGGGGGGCTCTCAGGCATTTACAAATCGCACGATTACATGAAGGGGCACTTTGAGAGGGCCCCTTACGATGAAAATGCCAAAAGGAGTGTCTATCATATAAGAAACCTAGAAGTGTTTCGTCTAAAGCAATTATCAAGGgaaatagatgtttttttatCTCATGACTGGCCTACTGGAATCTACCATCATGGAAATGTAAACCAATTGCTCAAGCGGAAACCGTTCTTCAAAGGAGAGGTGGATAGCAATCAGCTGGGGAGCAAACCTTGCGAGGAGCTCCTCCACCATTTACAGCCAAAATTCTGGTTTGCCGCCCATTTGCATTGCAAGTTTGCCGCCCTGGTCGCCCATAAGGATAATCCCACCCCTACAAGGTTTCTTGCCCTGGATAAATGTTTGGTTCGGAGGCAATTTTTGCAAATTCTAGACATACCCCACATAGAGGGAAAACCTTTCGATCTGGAATATGACTTGGAATGGTTGACTGTGCTGTTTTTGACCAATCACTTGTTGAGTGTGAAGAGCGTTAGCAATTATATGCCTGGAATGGGTAGCCAGGAAAG GTACAATTTCACCCCCACGGAACAAGAAAAGGACCTGGTGCTGAACAAACtgcaaaaaaaccttaaaatccCGAAAAACTTCCGTCCCACAGCCCCCTCATACCAGCCGGGGGACAATATGAAACACTGCAAACAGCCCGAGCCCAAATTGAACCCGCAAACGGTGGAATTCTGCGACATTTTAGGGATCGACGACCCGATTTGCCTCGTTTCCGAGAGTAACAGTCTGAACATCTCGTTGGACGcgagtttttatgaaaattcgACGTTCATAAGTAGCGATTCGGAGTCTGAAGAGGATGAGGACGAGGAACCGAAAAAGTTGACCCCCATGAAACTTCCGGAGCCCGTCAACGCGATTTGTGAGGAGGAAGCGCTCAGAGTGTCTCCGAAAAGGGCCCCCAGTGAGGAGGTGCCGGAGGTCAAAGTCCAGAGCGACACGCCCAAGTTCAAGAGGAGAAACGTGGGCATTTACGGGGTGGGCAGCTGA
- the LOC126747482 gene encoding magnesium-dependent phosphatase 1-like isoform X3, translated as MKVDNLKVIVFDLDYTLWPFWVDTHVTPPFRRKNGDVLDAHGSKVKFYPEVPGVLKSLKEEGYELGVASRTGEIKGANQLLDLFGWDKYFTYKEIFPGSKVTHFNNIKKQSKSQFENMLFFDDESRNIYDLERLGVVSVLVKHGVTQQVVEEGIQKFIKKGL; from the exons ATGAAAGTGGACAACTTAAAAGTGATAGTATTCGACTTGG ATTACACTTTGTGGCCCTTTTGGGTGGATACCCACGTTACGCCGCCCTTCAGGAG GAAAAACGGGGATGTACTGGACGCCCATGGCTCAAAAGTGAAATTTTACCCCGAAGTACCCGGggtattaaaatctttaaaagaagAAGGTTACGAGCTGGGGGTGGCTTCCAGGACTGGGGAGATAAAAGGGGCCAATCAGCTCCTGGACCTCTTCGGCTGGGACAAGTACTTCACTTATAAAGAGATCTTTCCCGGGtcaaaagtaacccattttaaTAA cataaaaaaacagTCAAAGTCCCAGTTCGAAAACATGCTATTCTTCGACGATGAAAGCCGGAATATTTATGACCTGGAGAGGCTTGGAGTGGTGTCTGTCCTGGTGAAACATGGGGTTACTCAGCAGGTGGTCGAGGAAGGAATTcagaaatttattaagaagggACTTTAA
- the LOC126747482 gene encoding magnesium-dependent phosphatase 1-like isoform X1 has translation MKVDNLKVIVFDLDYTLWPFWVDTHVTPPFRRKNGDVLDAHGSKVKFYPEVPGVLKSLKEEGYELGVASRTGEIKGANQLLDLFGWDKYFTYKEIFPGSKVTHFNNIKKQSKYQFENMLFFDDESRNIYDLERLGVVSVLVKHGVTQQVVDEGIQKFIKKGL, from the exons ATGAAAGTGGACAACTTAAAAGTGATAGTATTCGACTTGG ATTACACTTTGTGGCCCTTTTGGGTGGATACCCACGTTACGCCGCCCTTCAGGAG GAAAAACGGGGATGTACTGGACGCCCATGGCTCGAAAGTGAAATTTTACCCCGAAGTACCCGGggtattaaaatctttaaaagaagAAGGGTACGAGCTGGGGGTGGCTTCCAGGACTGGGGAGATAAAAGGGGCCAATCAGCTCCTGGACCTCTTCGGCTGGGACAAGTACTTCACTTATAAAGAGATCTTTCCCGGGtcaaaagtaacccattttaaTAA cataaaaaaacagTCAAAGTACCAGTTCGAAAACATGCTATTCTTCGACGATGAAAGCCGGAATATTTATGACCTGGAGAGGCTTGGAGTGGTGTCTGTCCTGGTGAAACATGGGGTTACTCAGCAGGTGGTCGATGAAGGCATTcagaaatttattaagaagggACTTTAA